One Drosophila virilis strain 15010-1051.87 chromosome 5, Dvir_AGI_RSII-ME, whole genome shotgun sequence DNA window includes the following coding sequences:
- the Patronin gene encoding patronin isoform X40 → MDAETQEIRQARQRASVKWLLSKAFNNRVPDNLKEPFYRDHENQERLKPQIVVELGNATLYCQTLSNLYSDPNYQSLNHWSILQTLARKGVPVAESSDMPITETVLIQTNPLRINAHMSVIESLMVLYAKEISSGDRVVAAIRRISGSNYQAPAGQSYEQGLLAWISHACAALKKRIVKELETSVPDEIGTRLQTPDIPPVRDFQDLCDGICLALLISYYCPKVVPWTSVRINYLPAVEDSIHNILLVSSFSQKHLPYGVFHMTPEDITYMRGSMKLNLVLLLTDLFNLFEIHPAKCVCYPGMDGQVPHTNSFSGGALNRRSTPPTEYQTMQSNNFDGNQAEAFVVHKSRGITTLSSMHSQQQQQQQQQQQYQHQQQSQQEPLVPARLRQAKEKNNVESKADERGDFVAAGRPSNWEQSRRPSFAGRRSRRNSSSEDSQLTIENFGGSQDQLNTLGRYERERDRERKLSNTSVEPAVAVRSSIADARGTLQLGYDTDSGSEKQDRETEKYSMRRQASADNVPTASAHNLSNAGSPLPARNKQHSIDRDYSTVDHYNDARSTGYDPESTPVRKSSTSSMPASPAAWQLDTCDDDLRSLENATKLSTMRMKLEERRRRIEQDKRKIEMAVLRHQEKVCQEDLESCPDVLKWETMSNESKRTPEIDPADMDKYQQSIAIMNMNLQDIQQDIHRLATQQSQMQAQHLQAQQLMQAQQIANMLNQQQTYGSQQHLAEHHYQQRPMQQSFGSSPHLPQAFNAPVSAYNSRPPSRDPYQQQQQQHHSHQQQPMQMPPMQYVNEHGQYMSPPAHYMQPQSIYSDNGAPYNNHSPYGAPPMPQYQQQHQQRNSVYDEYGQPANHFYLHESPPQPHPQRRTWAHSAAAAAYEQQQQAQQQQQQQPLLDVNAWQIQKKMQQQQQQQNWPNRPPSSAGTSQGFVLHQNGGGGGGELQHLFQVQSSPQHGQRIHGGGGSGSANGVQRQQSLTNLRDNRSPKGNMGQPMGMGQHEDMMAPQSICFIGDEEDVDELERNIIESMQSTRISDFVVQQQQRLHHHQQQQQQQQQQQLPTAHSGRGSSSEDYDSGELISNKLNITSGNLTYRIPSPSRPAIQANSFQDPRGGGGNGNGNGSGSGEEQRPEKGFYISFDNDQPKRPKPPLRAKKSPKKEPSRDNVDNQVVLKRESLSQLHNSNNFASEEAKNATAARHSIHNFPGVQANANANPAGNATYNKYTDEPPIQLRQITASAAEPNVHERRHLEDLTNQPQQQQQQQPLSPSRLRAEHSSSSAEAAKKKALVIGVDATNLDPESVDEMERRKEKIMLLSLQRRQQQEEAKARKEIEASQKREKEREKEEERARKKEEQVARRAAILEQHRLKKAIEEAEREGKTLDRPDLHVKLQPQSSNASTPRLRQQRVTRPRPKTIHVDDASVDISEASSLSSRGKKGSSSNLTGYGQLSSNSMKRDFYRGSQDSLTVKEPAVERGRTLSRISVAKGSTLNFRGRKSNSLMNLCDSGLGRATPPRRAPSPGMAASGPKLYKQPAAKSNRGIILNAVEYCVFPGAVNREAKQKVLEKIARSEAKHFLVLFRDAGCQFRALYSYMPETDQVTKLYGTGPSQVDEVMFDKFFKYNSGGKCFSQVHTKHLTVTIDAFTIHNSLWQGKRVQLPSKKDMALVI, encoded by the exons ATGGATGCCGAAACACAGGAAATACGACag GCTCGTCAACGTGCTTCCGTCAAATGGCTGCTCTCGAAAGCGTTCAACAATCGCGTGCCGGACAACCTGAAGGAGCCGTTCTATCGCGATCACGAGAACCAGGAACGCCTCAAGCCTCAAATCGTTGTGGAGTTGGGCAATGCGACGCTTTATTGCCAGACACTGTCCAATCTGTACTCCGACCCCAACTACCAAAGCTTAAATCACTGGTCAATATTACAGACGCTAGCGCGCAAGGGTGTACCCGTGGCCGAATCGTCGGACATGCCCATTACCGAAACGGTATTAATTCAAACGAATCCGTTGCGAATT AACGCCCACATGTCTGTGATAGAATCGCTGATGGTTCTCTATGCGAAGGAAATATCGTCGGGTGACCGTGTCGTGGCGGCCATACGGAG aATATCTGGTAGCAACTATCAGGCGCCTGCAGGCCAGTCCTATGAACAGGGCCTGCTCGCTTGGATATCGCATGCATGCGCCGCGCTTAAAAAGCGCATCGTCAAGGAGCTGGAAACCAGCGTGCCAGACGAGATT GGTACGCGTCTGCAGACGCCGGACATACCGCCAGTACGTGATTTTCAAGATCTGTGCGATGGCATTTGCCTGGCCCTGCTCATCTCCTACTACTGCCCCAAGGTGGTGCCGTGGACGAGTGTGCGCATTAACTATCTGCCTGCTGTGGAGGACTCCATACACAATATACTGCTGGTGAGCAGTTTTTCACAAAAGCATTTGCCATACGGCGTCTTCCACATGACGCCCGAGGACATAACATACATGCGAGG CTCAATGAAACTAAAtctggtgttgctgctgacgGATTTGTTCAATTTGTTCGAGATACACCCGGCCAAATGTGTCTGTTACCCGGGCATGGATGGACAGG ttccGCACACAAATTCATTCAGCGGCGGCGCCTTAAATCGCAGGTCAACTCCGCCCACCGAATATCAAACGATGCAGTCAAATAATTTTGATGGCAACCAGGCCGAAG CGTTCGTCGTGCACAAGTCGCGTGGCATTACCACACTCTCATCCATGcactcgcagcagcagcagcaacagcaacagcagcagcagtatcagcaccagcaacagtcACAGCAGGAGCCCTTGGTTCCAGCTCGCTTGCGTCaggcaaaagaaaagaacaatGTCGAGTCGAAAGCAGACGAGAGAG GCGATTTTGTCGCTGCGGGCCGACCAAGTAACTGGGAACAGAGCCGGCGTCCAAGTTTCGCAG GTCGTCGCTCGCGACGAAACTCCTCCAGCGAAGACTCGCAGTTGACTATTGAGAACTTTGGCGGCTCACAGGATCAGCTCAATACGCTGGGCCGCTACGAGCGCGAACGGGACAGAGAACGTAAGCTGTCCAATACAAGTGTGG AACCGGCCGTGGCAGTGCGTTCTTCAATTGCTGATGCTCGTGGCACGCTACAGCTGGGCTACGACACGGATTCGGGATCTGAGAAACAGGATCGCGAAACCGAAAAGTATTCTATGCGTCGACAGGCTAG TGCGGACAATGTGCCAACGGCCTCTGCGCATAATCTGTCAAATGCGGGCAGTCCGTTGCCGGCGCGGAACAAGCAACATTCCATCGATAGGGACTACTCGACAGTCGACCACTATAATGACGCCAGATCGACTGGGTATGATCCAGAAAGCACGCCCGTGCGTAAATCCTCAACCAGCAGCATGCCAGCGAGTCCGGCGGCTTGGCAGCTGGACACCTGTGACGATGATTTACGCTCGCTGGAGAATGCCACCAAGTTATCTACGATGCGGATGAAACTGGAGGAGAGACGTCGCCGCATTGAGCAGGATAAGCGCAAAATCGAAATGGCAGTGCTGCGGCATCAGGAGAAGGTTTGCCAG GAGGACTTGGAATCGTGTCCCGACGTCTTAAAGTGGGAGACCATGAGCAACGAGTCGAAGCGTACGCCGGAAATAGATCCAGCTGACATGGACAAATACCAA CAAAGCATCGCCATTATGAACATGAATCTGCAGGATATCCAACAGGATATCCATCGGCTGGCCACGCAGCAAAGCCAAATGCAGGCACAGCATCTGCAAGCGCAGCAGCTGATGCAGGCACAACAAATAGCCAACATGCTGAATCAG CAGCAAACGTATGGCTCGCAGCAGCATCTGGCTGAGCACCATTACCAGCAGCGACCTATGCAGCAAAGTTTTGGCTCATCACCGCATCTTCCGCAGGCTTTTAATGCGCCAGTCAGCGCCTACAATTCCCGTCCGCCAAGCCGCGATCCctaccaacagcagcagcagcagcaccattCACACCAACAGCAACCCATGCAGATGCCACCCATGCAGTACGTCAACGAGCACGGACAGTACATGTCGCCGCCCGCTCACTACATGCAGCCTCAAAGCATCTACAGCGACAATGGCGCCCCTTACAACAACCACTCCCCCTACGGAGCACCTCCGATGCCGCAGtaccagcaacagcaccagcaacgCAACAGCGTTTACGATGAGTACGGCCAGCCGGCAAATCACTTTTACCTGCACGAGTCTCCGCCTCAACCGCATCCACAGCGTCGCACCTGGGCGCActcggcggcagcggcagcgtacgaacagcagcaacaggcacagcaacagcagcagcagcaaccactgTTGGATGTCAATGCCTGGCAAATACAGAAGAagatgcagcaacagcagcagcagcaaaactgGCCTAATCGGCCGCCCTCCAGCGCTGGCACGTCTCAGGGCTTTGTGCTGCACCAAAacggaggcggcggcggcggtgaaTTGCAGCATCTATTCCAGGTGCAGTCTTCCCCACAACACGGTCAGCGGATACATGGCGGgggtggcagtggcagcgccAACGGCGTACAGCGGCAGCAATCGCTGACGAATCTACGTGACAATCGGTCACCCAAGGGCAACATGGGCCAGCCCATGGGAATGGGACAGCACGAGGACATGATGGCGCCGCAAAGTATTTGCTTCATCGGCGACGAGGAAGATGTTGATGAGCTAGAGCGCAACATTATCGAGTCTATGCAATCGACTCGGATTTCCGATTTTgtggtgcagcagcagcaacgccttcatcatcatcagcagcaacagcaacagcagcagcagcagcagctgccgacGGCGCACAGCGGACGCGGCAGCAGCTCTGAGGATTACGACAGCGGCGAGCTGATTTCCAATAAACTTAACATCACCAGCGGCAATCTCACTTACCGCATTCCCTCGCCCTCGCGCCCCGCCATACAGGCCAACAGCTTTCAGGATCCACGTGGAGGGGGCggcaacggaaacggaaacggtAGTGGTAGCGGCGAGGAGCAGCGGCCCGAAAAGGGCTTCTATATATCCTTCGACAACGATCAGCCGAAGCGACCGAAGCCGCCACTGCGCGCCAAGAAGTCACCCAAAAAGGAGCCCAGCAGGGATAATGTGGACAACCAAGTTGTCCTTAAACGTGAATCGCTAAGTCAActgcacaacagcaacaattttgcCAGCGAGGAGGCCAAAAACGCAACTGCTGCCAGGCACAGCATCCACAACTTCCCCGGCGTCcaagccaatgccaatgccaatccAGCCGGCAACGCAACCTACAACAAATACACAGACGAGCCGCCTATCCAGCTGCGCCAAATAACAGCATCGGCGGCCGAACCCAATGTCCACGAGCGCCGGCATCTCGAGGACCTCACCaatcagccgcagcagcagcagcagcaacagccgctcTCGCCATCTCGATTAAGGGCCGAacatagcagcagcagcgccgagGCGGCCAAGAAAAAAGCGCTGGTCATTGGCGTCGATGCGACCAATCTAGATCCG GAATCTGTGGACGAAATGGAACGTCGCAAAGAGAAGATAATGTTGCTTTCCCTGCAACGCCGACAGCAGCAAGAGGAGGCCAAGGCGCGAAAGGAGATAGAGGCATCCCAAAAACGAGAAAAGGAACGAGAAAAGGAGGAAGAGCGCGCGCGCAAAAAGGAGGAACAGGTGGCGCGACGTGCGGCCATATTGGAACAACATAGACTAAAAAAAGCCATCGAGGAAGCCGAGCGAGAA GGTAAAACTCTGGACCGGCCCGATTTACATGTAAAACTGCAGCCACAGTCTTCAAACGCGTCCACGCCGCGTCTTAGACAGCAACGTGTGACTAGGCCACGGCCCAAAACGATCCACGTCGACGACGCCAGTGTGGACATTAGTGAGGCTTCAAGCCTATCCAGTCGGGGCAAAAAAGGCTCAAGTTCAAACCTAACCG GCTACGGTCAACTAAGCTCCAATTCAATGAAAAGAGACTTTTATAGGGGCTCGCAAGACTCCCTTACAGTTAAAg AGCCAGCCGTCGAAAGGGGCCGCACCCTGTCGCGTATATCAGTTGCTAAGGGGAGCACGCTTAATTTCCGTGGCCGAAAATCCAATTCGCTAATGAATTTGTGCG ATTCGGGACTGGGACGTGCCACTCCGCCGCGGCGAGCACCGTCACCAGGAATGGCGGCATCAG GTCCAAAATTGTACAAACAACCAGCGGCCAAATCAAATCGCGGCATTATACTAAATGCCGTTGAGTACTGCGTTTTTCCCGGCGCCGTTAACCGTGAAGCCAAACAGAAAGTGCTCGAGAAGATCGCACGCTCGGAGGCCAAACACTTCCTCGTACTCTTCCGGGATGCGGGCTGCCAATTCCGCGCCCTCTACAGTTACATGCCGGAGACGGATCAAGTGACGAAGCTGTACGGCACGGGACCTAGTCAAGTCGACGAAGTCATGTTCGATAAATTCTTCAA ATACAACTCAGGTGGGAAATGCTTCTCACAGGTGCACACAAAGCATCTGACCGTCACGATAGACGCCTTCACAATACACAACTCACTGTGGCAGGGCAAGCGGGTGCAGTTGCCCAGCAAAAAGGACATGGCGCTTGTGATTTAA
- the Patronin gene encoding patronin isoform X18 — protein sequence MDAETQEIRQARQRASVKWLLSKAFNNRVPDNLKEPFYRDHENQERLKPQIVVELGNATLYCQTLSNLYSDPNYQSLNHWSILQTLARKGVPVAESSDMPITETVLIQTNPLRINAHMSVIESLMVLYAKEISSGDRVVAAIRRISGSNYQAPAGQSYEQGLLAWISHACAALKKRIVKELETSVPDEIGTRLQTPDIPPVRDFQDLCDGICLALLISYYCPKVVPWTSVRINYLPAVEDSIHNILLVSSFSQKHLPYGVFHMTPEDITYMRGSMKLNLVLLLTDLFNLFEIHPAKCVCYPGMDGQDVITRRSQGANVHGICHRRGLTMQPVTPIPDLRSDLDQPPIGSPSNRPPFQVPHTNSFSGGALNRRSTPPTEYQTMQSNNFDGNQAEGDFVAAGRPSNWEQSRRPSFAGRRSRRNSSSEDSQLTIENFGGSQDQLNTLGRYERERDRERKLSNTSVEPAVAVRSSIADARGTLQLGYDTDSGSEKQDRETEKYSMRRQASSADNVPTASAHNLSNAGSPLPARNKQHSIDRDYSTVDHYNDARSTGYDPESTPVRKSSTSSMPASPAAWQLDTCDDDLRSLENATKLSTMRMKLEERRRRIEQDKRKIEMAVLRHQEKVCQEDLESCPDVLKWETMSNESKRTPEIDPADMDKYQQSIAIMNMNLQDIQQDIHRLATQQSQMQAQHLQAQQLMQAQQIANMLNQQQTYGSQQHLAEHHYQQRPMQQSFGSSPHLPQAFNAPVSAYNSRPPSRDPYQQQQQQHHSHQQQPMQMPPMQYVNEHGQYMSPPAHYMQPQSIYSDNGAPYNNHSPYGAPPMPQYQQQHQQRNSVYDEYGQPANHFYLHESPPQPHPQRRTWAHSAAAAAYEQQQQAQQQQQQQPLLDVNAWQIQKKMQQQQQQQNWPNRPPSSAGTSQGFVLHQNGGGGGGELQHLFQVQSSPQHGQRIHGGGGSGSANGVQRQQSLTNLRDNRSPKGNMGQPMGMGQHEDMMAPQSICFIGDEEDVDELERNIIESMQSTRISDFVVQQQQRLHHHQQQQQQQQQQQLPTAHSGRGSSSEDYDSGELISNKLNITSGNLTYRIPSPSRPAIQANSFQDPRGGGGNGNGNGSGSGEEQRPEKGFYISFDNDQPKRPKPPLRAKKSPKKEPSRDNVDNQVVLKRESLSQLHNSNNFASEEAKNATAARHSIHNFPGVQANANANPAGNATYNKYTDEPPIQLRQITASAAEPNVHERRHLEDLTNQPQQQQQQQPLSPSRLRAEHSSSSAEAAKKKALVIGVDATNLDPESVDEMERRKEKIMLLSLQRRQQQEEAKARKEIEASQKREKEREKEEERARKKEEQVARRAAILEQHRLKKAIEEAEREGKTLDRPDLHVKLQPQSSNASTPRLRQQRVTRPRPKTIHVDDASVDISEASSLSSRGKKGSSSNLTGYGQLSSNSMKRDFYRGSQDSLTVKESPDDYPSTSSTPIGRRGSYKTSREPAVERGRTLSRISVAKGSTLNFRGRKSNSLMNLCDTDSGLGRATPPRRAPSPGMAASGRHMPSPSGPGSLPPGLISKRRGFDDGSSDTSLIMEYSGPKLYKQPAAKSNRGIILNAVEYCVFPGAVNREAKQKVLEKIARSEAKHFLVLFRDAGCQFRALYSYMPETDQVTKLYGTGPSQVDEVMFDKFFKYNSGGKCFSQVHTKHLTVTIDAFTIHNSLWQGKRVQLPSKKDMALVI from the exons ATGGATGCCGAAACACAGGAAATACGACag GCTCGTCAACGTGCTTCCGTCAAATGGCTGCTCTCGAAAGCGTTCAACAATCGCGTGCCGGACAACCTGAAGGAGCCGTTCTATCGCGATCACGAGAACCAGGAACGCCTCAAGCCTCAAATCGTTGTGGAGTTGGGCAATGCGACGCTTTATTGCCAGACACTGTCCAATCTGTACTCCGACCCCAACTACCAAAGCTTAAATCACTGGTCAATATTACAGACGCTAGCGCGCAAGGGTGTACCCGTGGCCGAATCGTCGGACATGCCCATTACCGAAACGGTATTAATTCAAACGAATCCGTTGCGAATT AACGCCCACATGTCTGTGATAGAATCGCTGATGGTTCTCTATGCGAAGGAAATATCGTCGGGTGACCGTGTCGTGGCGGCCATACGGAG aATATCTGGTAGCAACTATCAGGCGCCTGCAGGCCAGTCCTATGAACAGGGCCTGCTCGCTTGGATATCGCATGCATGCGCCGCGCTTAAAAAGCGCATCGTCAAGGAGCTGGAAACCAGCGTGCCAGACGAGATT GGTACGCGTCTGCAGACGCCGGACATACCGCCAGTACGTGATTTTCAAGATCTGTGCGATGGCATTTGCCTGGCCCTGCTCATCTCCTACTACTGCCCCAAGGTGGTGCCGTGGACGAGTGTGCGCATTAACTATCTGCCTGCTGTGGAGGACTCCATACACAATATACTGCTGGTGAGCAGTTTTTCACAAAAGCATTTGCCATACGGCGTCTTCCACATGACGCCCGAGGACATAACATACATGCGAGG CTCAATGAAACTAAAtctggtgttgctgctgacgGATTTGTTCAATTTGTTCGAGATACACCCGGCCAAATGTGTCTGTTACCCGGGCATGGATGGACAGG ATGTCATCACAAGGCGCAGCCAGGGCGCCAATGTGCACGGAATCTGCCATCGACGGGGCCTCACAATGCAGCCCGTTACGCCCATACCCGATTTGCGCAGCGATCTTGACCAGCCGCCCATTGGGTCACCCTCGAATCGGCCGCCGTTTCAAG ttccGCACACAAATTCATTCAGCGGCGGCGCCTTAAATCGCAGGTCAACTCCGCCCACCGAATATCAAACGATGCAGTCAAATAATTTTGATGGCAACCAGGCCGAAG GCGATTTTGTCGCTGCGGGCCGACCAAGTAACTGGGAACAGAGCCGGCGTCCAAGTTTCGCAG GTCGTCGCTCGCGACGAAACTCCTCCAGCGAAGACTCGCAGTTGACTATTGAGAACTTTGGCGGCTCACAGGATCAGCTCAATACGCTGGGCCGCTACGAGCGCGAACGGGACAGAGAACGTAAGCTGTCCAATACAAGTGTGG AACCGGCCGTGGCAGTGCGTTCTTCAATTGCTGATGCTCGTGGCACGCTACAGCTGGGCTACGACACGGATTCGGGATCTGAGAAACAGGATCGCGAAACCGAAAAGTATTCTATGCGTCGACAGGCTAG CAGTGCGGACAATGTGCCAACGGCCTCTGCGCATAATCTGTCAAATGCGGGCAGTCCGTTGCCGGCGCGGAACAAGCAACATTCCATCGATAGGGACTACTCGACAGTCGACCACTATAATGACGCCAGATCGACTGGGTATGATCCAGAAAGCACGCCCGTGCGTAAATCCTCAACCAGCAGCATGCCAGCGAGTCCGGCGGCTTGGCAGCTGGACACCTGTGACGATGATTTACGCTCGCTGGAGAATGCCACCAAGTTATCTACGATGCGGATGAAACTGGAGGAGAGACGTCGCCGCATTGAGCAGGATAAGCGCAAAATCGAAATGGCAGTGCTGCGGCATCAGGAGAAGGTTTGCCAG GAGGACTTGGAATCGTGTCCCGACGTCTTAAAGTGGGAGACCATGAGCAACGAGTCGAAGCGTACGCCGGAAATAGATCCAGCTGACATGGACAAATACCAA CAAAGCATCGCCATTATGAACATGAATCTGCAGGATATCCAACAGGATATCCATCGGCTGGCCACGCAGCAAAGCCAAATGCAGGCACAGCATCTGCAAGCGCAGCAGCTGATGCAGGCACAACAAATAGCCAACATGCTGAATCAG CAGCAAACGTATGGCTCGCAGCAGCATCTGGCTGAGCACCATTACCAGCAGCGACCTATGCAGCAAAGTTTTGGCTCATCACCGCATCTTCCGCAGGCTTTTAATGCGCCAGTCAGCGCCTACAATTCCCGTCCGCCAAGCCGCGATCCctaccaacagcagcagcagcagcaccattCACACCAACAGCAACCCATGCAGATGCCACCCATGCAGTACGTCAACGAGCACGGACAGTACATGTCGCCGCCCGCTCACTACATGCAGCCTCAAAGCATCTACAGCGACAATGGCGCCCCTTACAACAACCACTCCCCCTACGGAGCACCTCCGATGCCGCAGtaccagcaacagcaccagcaacgCAACAGCGTTTACGATGAGTACGGCCAGCCGGCAAATCACTTTTACCTGCACGAGTCTCCGCCTCAACCGCATCCACAGCGTCGCACCTGGGCGCActcggcggcagcggcagcgtacgaacagcagcaacaggcacagcaacagcagcagcagcaaccactgTTGGATGTCAATGCCTGGCAAATACAGAAGAagatgcagcaacagcagcagcagcaaaactgGCCTAATCGGCCGCCCTCCAGCGCTGGCACGTCTCAGGGCTTTGTGCTGCACCAAAacggaggcggcggcggcggtgaaTTGCAGCATCTATTCCAGGTGCAGTCTTCCCCACAACACGGTCAGCGGATACATGGCGGgggtggcagtggcagcgccAACGGCGTACAGCGGCAGCAATCGCTGACGAATCTACGTGACAATCGGTCACCCAAGGGCAACATGGGCCAGCCCATGGGAATGGGACAGCACGAGGACATGATGGCGCCGCAAAGTATTTGCTTCATCGGCGACGAGGAAGATGTTGATGAGCTAGAGCGCAACATTATCGAGTCTATGCAATCGACTCGGATTTCCGATTTTgtggtgcagcagcagcaacgccttcatcatcatcagcagcaacagcaacagcagcagcagcagcagctgccgacGGCGCACAGCGGACGCGGCAGCAGCTCTGAGGATTACGACAGCGGCGAGCTGATTTCCAATAAACTTAACATCACCAGCGGCAATCTCACTTACCGCATTCCCTCGCCCTCGCGCCCCGCCATACAGGCCAACAGCTTTCAGGATCCACGTGGAGGGGGCggcaacggaaacggaaacggtAGTGGTAGCGGCGAGGAGCAGCGGCCCGAAAAGGGCTTCTATATATCCTTCGACAACGATCAGCCGAAGCGACCGAAGCCGCCACTGCGCGCCAAGAAGTCACCCAAAAAGGAGCCCAGCAGGGATAATGTGGACAACCAAGTTGTCCTTAAACGTGAATCGCTAAGTCAActgcacaacagcaacaattttgcCAGCGAGGAGGCCAAAAACGCAACTGCTGCCAGGCACAGCATCCACAACTTCCCCGGCGTCcaagccaatgccaatgccaatccAGCCGGCAACGCAACCTACAACAAATACACAGACGAGCCGCCTATCCAGCTGCGCCAAATAACAGCATCGGCGGCCGAACCCAATGTCCACGAGCGCCGGCATCTCGAGGACCTCACCaatcagccgcagcagcagcagcagcaacagccgctcTCGCCATCTCGATTAAGGGCCGAacatagcagcagcagcgccgagGCGGCCAAGAAAAAAGCGCTGGTCATTGGCGTCGATGCGACCAATCTAGATCCG GAATCTGTGGACGAAATGGAACGTCGCAAAGAGAAGATAATGTTGCTTTCCCTGCAACGCCGACAGCAGCAAGAGGAGGCCAAGGCGCGAAAGGAGATAGAGGCATCCCAAAAACGAGAAAAGGAACGAGAAAAGGAGGAAGAGCGCGCGCGCAAAAAGGAGGAACAGGTGGCGCGACGTGCGGCCATATTGGAACAACATAGACTAAAAAAAGCCATCGAGGAAGCCGAGCGAGAA GGTAAAACTCTGGACCGGCCCGATTTACATGTAAAACTGCAGCCACAGTCTTCAAACGCGTCCACGCCGCGTCTTAGACAGCAACGTGTGACTAGGCCACGGCCCAAAACGATCCACGTCGACGACGCCAGTGTGGACATTAGTGAGGCTTCAAGCCTATCCAGTCGGGGCAAAAAAGGCTCAAGTTCAAACCTAACCG GCTACGGTCAACTAAGCTCCAATTCAATGAAAAGAGACTTTTATAGGGGCTCGCAAGACTCCCTTACAGTTAAAg AGTCCCCCGATGATTATCCCAGCACAAGTTCAACTCCGATTGGACGACGGGGATCATACAAAACTTCCAGAG AGCCAGCCGTCGAAAGGGGCCGCACCCTGTCGCGTATATCAGTTGCTAAGGGGAGCACGCTTAATTTCCGTGGCCGAAAATCCAATTCGCTAATGAATTTGTGCG ACACAGATTCGGGACTGGGACGTGCCACTCCGCCGCGGCGAGCACCGTCACCAGGAATGGCGGCATCAGGTAGGCATATGCCATCTCCCTCTGGACCAGGCTCTTTGCCGCCAGGTTTGATATCGAAGCGTCGCGGATTTGATGATGGATCAAGCGATACGTCTTTAATCATGGAATACTCGG GTCCAAAATTGTACAAACAACCAGCGGCCAAATCAAATCGCGGCATTATACTAAATGCCGTTGAGTACTGCGTTTTTCCCGGCGCCGTTAACCGTGAAGCCAAACAGAAAGTGCTCGAGAAGATCGCACGCTCGGAGGCCAAACACTTCCTCGTACTCTTCCGGGATGCGGGCTGCCAATTCCGCGCCCTCTACAGTTACATGCCGGAGACGGATCAAGTGACGAAGCTGTACGGCACGGGACCTAGTCAAGTCGACGAAGTCATGTTCGATAAATTCTTCAA ATACAACTCAGGTGGGAAATGCTTCTCACAGGTGCACACAAAGCATCTGACCGTCACGATAGACGCCTTCACAATACACAACTCACTGTGGCAGGGCAAGCGGGTGCAGTTGCCCAGCAAAAAGGACATGGCGCTTGTGATTTAA